Part of the Xiphophorus couchianus chromosome 2, X_couchianus-1.0, whole genome shotgun sequence genome, cacattgcaataattgtgtaaaaaaaaaaaaatctacgcTAAAATTATGTAATTAATTGACCAAagttaacatgttaaaatcccagaccaagaaaaaaaaatcattttgatgaATATTTTGAAGTCTAAAATTAACATGACATTGATGGCCTTTGGCCTATGTATGTAAATCTCTGACATTAACTGTGTGCTCATCAGATATGTACATCATAAATtgtatgatttctttttctatagTGAGAGTGTTCTGGTGAAGCAAAAATGAGGCTGTTCAAAATgctcctttgtgtgtgtgtgtgtgtgtgtgtgtgtgtgtgtgtgtgtgggtgcgtgtgtgtgcgtgtgtgtgtgtgtgtgtgtgtgtgtgtgtgtgtgtgtgtgtgtgtgtgtgtgtgtgtgtgtctgcttcCCTGTGGCTGACAGGATGAAGAACCAAGCAGCAAAGACTCTTTGATTTGGAGatgaaactgacatttatcaATGCCAAAACTCTCTGCTGTAAAAGTAAAGTTCTGCTCTAAGAGCTGAAGCCTGGTGCTCTTTTGAAGTCATCACAAAAGAAGAACAGGAACAAAGCGTGCTCTCAATGTTAAAAGGAACTATGGCaaatacagactttttttttttgacctcAGCTGGATCATCTGTGACAACCAACTTAATTATGAGCcagaaaagaaactgaaacaaactgaaGCACGACGTGTGATGCTAACGGGTGTCAAAGCGATATTCAAGATAAGTGAACAAAGATGGCCCCCTTAGAGATAAAGTGTAAGTGAATAACTCAGGCAGGAGAAATCAAATTCAGAAAATAGAGGAAATGAAGCCTCTGCACAGCCTGTACCCCAGGCAGATTAAAGAAAAGACTTGATATCATATTATGCCAGGAGAAGGTTGGTTACTAAAGGGCAAAAATAGTGAAACCTGTGATAGCAGATCACAGACAAAGCAAGAAACCATTTGGCCGTACCTTATACCAAGGTGATGAATAGATGCACGCATTATAAAGATTTAAGGCCTCAGAGATGCCGAGTTTCATCCGACCAAGTGAAACTTGGAGAGTGGTTCTGATATTTGTCTTTCAACAATCTGGGTGTTTTCCCACCGAcagtctggtagactcggttcgtTTGAGGATTAAAATCCGTTTCACACGGCGCTGTGTTTAATGAACAAAACTAATTGAAAACCCTGTTCACtccctcacctgtggtggcgctgcaccaagaaccactcaagaaaatgacatgaaaacctctgaagtaGAAACTCGGCACAAAATCCTTCTtcatgaagtggaaggaagttGCATTGAGCAACAggtgtaggatttctctttggcAGAAAAACTGAAGCCCTTTTTCCAGCTTGCGCTGGAATGGCACGTTTGTTTTGGtcgtatttacccagaatgccctgcactgtaatagcacttcctgcttttggagcgatctCTGGTCCCCCTGGCTTCCCTATATATGAATTCACACTGCATCAGAGTTCACCTCAACCAAACCCAGAGCCAGGTTTTTAAATAGACCAGAGTTAGCTGTCTTGAtccacatcagagttcaatTACTCATTCACATTCCCTCAAATGAACCGAACTTCTAGGAAAGGTGGGCTGAACTGGGCTGATGTGAATGAACCCTAAGTGCATACTTTTCAAATGTGAGAGCCTTAGTCctcatttccattttcagatggtACAATCATCTCATTCAAATCTGTGCGCAGATTTCATGCCTCTTGCTTAAATACGTCTACGCTGTTTGAATCCTGCACCATATGCtaagagtttctttttttttcagctcttttTTCTCTGCTTGCAGAGTTTCTTTTCATCCATTAATAATCTATACCCACTTTATCCTCATTACAGGGGTGGGGGCAGCACCCTATGTGACAATGATAACAGTAACACTGTCATACTTTTGGCTGAACATTGTCCCGATGTTGCGCTTCATGCTCaaacttcttcttctcttggataaaacaaagaaagcagtGATGTCTCTGTTGACTAAAATTGATATCAGGCATAGTTCCAGCCAACAGAGACATCACTGCCTTCTGTCTTCTCAGAGAGTGCGACTTTAAAACTTTAGGACTCTTGAGGGCATGAGTGTTGTGCTCCTGAAGTTCACTCCAGAAAGActcacaaacagagaaaacacgGCCGAGGGAAAACGTTTAACTCAGAGAACAGGAAGTTTGAGCGTGAGAAGCAGGATTCTAGCAGAGGCAGAAGATATTCTAAAAAGTTAGTTGCGCTAACAGTAAGCCACTGGCAACGCTAAGGCGCTACACCAATAAGGTATTTAGTcgcagctaatgctaaatcacTGATTTTAATTCTAATTATATCTGCCGttgaaagagaaattaaattttagcaatataatttacatgttctatAATCCCCCcaagatattatttttatggttgtatcttgttcttttgtttcttgtttgttcgtgaggaaaaacagagagaatgaAGAGAGGAAATGGTCTTCACGCAGTTCAAAACAAGAGCATGAATATGAACTCAAAGAACTTTTAACAGTCGATAAGCAAAACTTCAAAGCAGATGTAGAACTTTATTCAGCTGAAAGCTTAGAACAAACAGACAATTAAATCATCGCTTTAGATTCATGTTGGGGTTAGCTAAGTGTgcgaaatgttttcaaatattgGCAATTTCGCCAAACAAAGGAGTTAGCTTGGCTGCTAGCGGACGTGTGCTACACCACAGGCGAAAGCAGACCGCACCAgactaaaaagacaaaagtcGGCTTTTGGTCTGGACCTTGTGTGAATACACTGCTAGTTTAACTGAAGCATAaccatgttttaaaatactgaaaagatTTCTACTGAAAATCTGTGACAAGACAAATTTCCATTCACAGACACTCTCAATTCAATAAGACTTTGgctattttgaaaaagaataatTAGTGAAAGTGTCAAGTCTATAGATGTGGAAAGTTGGCAGACAAACGTCAAAAGACTTGCAGAGATTATAAAACCAACAATGTGTTTTCTCCGTCTTTTGATACTCCTGCATCCAGACGACTTGCATCGGATTCATACAAGAACGGACTAACGTGGAAAACTGTTGGGTTTTTATTCTCTGCAGTGACGAAACAAGCCTCACACAAACAAGACTGAGACAAATAAAGACACTGTGTTCGTGTTTGCTGTGGATCGCATTGAGCAAGCGCACAAACGTCCAGGTCAGGCTAGCTTTTTATTAGCAATCCTTCAATCGCTTTAAAAACATAGAACAATCTTTTACGTAGCAGTGGAGGAACGGATGAATGAATACGGCTCCTCAGAGAAAACACAATGTGTACGAtgcttcagttgttttattgtCAGCAGCAGCATAGCGGCAGGCCTCAGCGCCGGACGCACAATCGCAGGTTCTtactggagaaaaagaaaagacaaaaaaaccgAACAAACTCTGCAGCCACACGCAGACGGATCGAGCGACGGCCGTCAGTAAACCGAGCTCCGCTTTAAGATGTAAGGCCTCCGCGATTTGGCGTTGTGGGCGACTTGCCTCTTCAGGATGTACGGGAATTTTCGTTTCAGCGGCGCGTCACCGTTCTCCTCTGAATATTTCACCGAGTCTCGGAGTAGCTGtgaggagcagaggaggagagatgGAGGGGGGAGAGGACATGGGTTTTGTTGCTCAGAGGCAGTGTAATGTGCTGCTGAGCTGGCGTTCACTGTGATTAGAGGAGTGTACTTGCTCTGCACGTTCATGCATGGCGAAACAGAGGAGCTAATCTGCCGCCGCTGTGTTAACgtttcaagacaaaaaaaaaaaaagaaaaaagagggagGAAAGCCTCTTTGAGTGGAGGATGATGGAGGAGGGGGGAGAAGACGGAGTGGGAGGTGTGTTTACAAGTGGGTACGTTTAGCTGTTTTCAAAAGTGTGCGTTTGTGTCTGAATGTGTGTCAGAAGGACGGTGTGTCGTTGTGTGTTCAGGGGATTTCATATCAGCTAAAACAGACTCTTATTGGATTAGCTGGGTTAGTCAGtgatggtttatttatttttggctgcactgtaactttttgtttttgaaaaaggaagtttgttttaatatatttcttaaaacgaTCACAATGTTGTGAAAGTGtaatatgagacaaataatctgtgaaaaggtcgatctcaaaaataatcaatcagagccaggaggcgggacttagcgctgtcaatcaagctcatgTACTCGCAGCTCATCTTGCTAACATGAAACAACTCAACGTTACAGGATCTTGTTTATCCACCttgctaactagcctagcattcatgacaggctagctgcagcatagcagagagcaagcgGCAGGGTGATTAACAGCGctagacccgcctcctggctctgattggttgtttctagttagcactgggagcaatgggagaaggaaaaaagtttggtatgagacagattatgtttcataccatactgtcacaatatAGTGACAGtatcaacaaataaataaaaaaaatattgtttataaaagttaatgtACTATATAAACTTGTAGCTTCTTACTGCAATTTTTACTTGACTATAAGAGAGACTAATTTAGTTATTTGAAAGTATTTCAACTCTAGACTTTTGTAAATTtctacaggtttttttttttaaagaaaatatttgatattaatCTAACATTTTTTGAGGGTctacaagcatttttttttaacttttcaaactcagaatttttcatggttttttttgtagaaagtttgagattttttgGCGTTAATTTactgctttttaattttctatctTCAATTGCCCTAATAAGCCATTGTATGCCATGGCCTCTACTGTATATAACAATAGAATAAAAACCACCTGAATATTTGCTTGTGGTGTGACATGCTAACATTATCAGCGTCCCCCATCTGGCACCCACCCTCTGCAACCTGATGTAGACACGTCCCTGCACAGCTGCTGAattcagaaggaaaacaaaggcAGGTCACCTTGAGTTTTACATTGAAATACGCTCAAATGACTAAGACGTTGAATTTGTGCagatgtgtctgtgtttgttgagatgtgtgtgtgtgggggcgggGAGGggatgcatgtgtgtgtgtgtctctcacCCTCTCCTCCCGGCTCTGCAGCGCTCTGCAGATGTGTTGGAGGCTGtacagctcctccagctgcGGGAGGCTCCCTTCCCTCAGCTCGGAagcctctgcctcctcctcgtcctcctgcTCGCCGCTCCACGCCTCCTGCCGCAGGCCGCCCACCAGCCGGCACAGGTTGGTCAACGATACTTGCCAGTAGGGGGCAGTCTGCCTATTGTGTTTTATctgcaacagaaagagaagaacGGGAAAGGGATTCTCTTTCAAAAGCTGAGAGCAAATTAGATCCGGGTTGGGAGCGTAGGATGGAAGAGTCGAGTCCGTGTTGAAGTTGAAACAGTCcgacaaaataaaagaaaccaaCTTTGAGTTGACCCGGCGGCATGGACGGGCAATACC contains:
- the nts gene encoding neurotensin/neuromedin N, with protein sequence MQAQLACVLLLCFPCGALCTDVEQEQRALAEELLTSLFTSKIKHNRQTAPYWQVSLTNLCRLVGGLRQEAWSGEQEDEEEAEASELREGSLPQLEELYSLQHICRALQSREERLLRDSVKYSEENGDAPLKRKFPYILKRQVAHNAKSRRPYILKRSSVY